In one window of Nicotiana tabacum cultivar K326 chromosome 12, ASM71507v2, whole genome shotgun sequence DNA:
- the LOC107767137 gene encoding protein SRC2-like, giving the protein MDCRRFEITLISASDLEDVRKLFKMKVHARVSIGSNPNTEKRTPTDKHGEINPAWNFSMKYTISESMIQYPNDMLVIKLYCKRKLGDRYIGEVHTSMKELYEYAYPNGGSAVMNYPVQKGSAQSQGVLRFSYRFGEKVTVDKLVMAESVAGWSMC; this is encoded by the coding sequence ATGGACTGCAGAAGATTTGAAATTACACTAATATCAGCAAGTGATCTTGAAGATGTTCGAAAGCTATTCAAGATGAAAGTCCACGCTAGGGTTTCCATAGGAAGCAACCCCAACACCGAAAAAAGAACGCCGACGGACAAACACGGCGAGATAAATCCGGCGTGGAACTttagcatgaagtatacaatatCCGAGTCAATGATACAGTACCCTAATGATATGCTAGTTATAAAGTTATATTGCAAGAGGAAGCTCGGGGATCGGTATATTGGAGAAGTGCATACTTCAATGAAGGAGCTTTATGAATATGCATACCCTAATGGAGGCAGTGCTGTAATGAATTATCCTGTACAAAAAGGCTCTGCTCAATCTCAAGGTGTTTTGAGGTTTTCTTATAGGTTTGGAGAAAAAGTTACCGTTGATAAGTTAGTTATGGCTGAGAGCGTTGCTGGTTGGAGTATGTGCTAA